The Oscarella lobularis chromosome 12, ooOscLobu1.1, whole genome shotgun sequence genome window below encodes:
- the LOC136193759 gene encoding uncharacterized protein — protein sequence MYQIPALLDDSIPPAAWVKDSTLDVYRGQRYECDKPIDIISPSLFVVLQCRCSRLTNTSQELWKDGIKLVRIVGNKVIECLIQLGLKKGRHCIDVIVRWSIKVKCDAETKNFFNELKSMISEACDERSPDVILNWFYLDSSHLQHLNDDPAIYSSSEIDHKVDEKALDDLIFSTRPERRHRSSVRDLVIISGFTSDSFPADNALISDDLITACARVNGSLWESLGACLISSDDLDCIRRRFDHNCARMVEVLKWWTNAKSPTVGQLLGWFEEFEVNRRAIRLKYESLYCRK from the exons ATGTATCAGATTCCcgctcttctcgacgattcAATTCCTCCCGCCGCCTGGGTTAAAGATTCGACGCTGGACGTGTATCGCGGCCAAAGATATGAATGTGATAAGCCGATTGATATCATCTCACCGTCGTtgttcgtcgttcttcaatGTCGTTGCTCTCGTCTGACGAACACAAGTCAAGAGCTTTGGAAGGACGGCATCAAATTAGTGAGAATCGTCGGCAATAAAGTAATTGAGTGTCTCATCCAATTGGGTCTCAAGAAGGGACGTcattgcattgacgtcattgttcgTTGGTCCATCAAAGTGAAATGTGACGCCGAGAcaaagaatttcttcaatgagCTAAAATCAATGATCAGTGAAGcgtgcgacgaacgaagtccGGACGTTATTCTCAATTGGTTCTATTTAGACAGTTCTCATCTTCAACATCTCAATGATGATCCTGCTATTTATTCGTCAAGTGAAATCGATCACAAAGTCGATGAAAAGGCTCTTGACGATCTTATATTTTCCACTCGACCGgagcgacgtcatcgttcttcCGTCAGAGACTTAGTTATCATTTCCGGTTTCACTTCAG ATTCTTTTCCCGCTGATAATGCGCTGATATCGGACGATCTGATCACAGCCTGCGCTCGCGTCAATGGATCATTATGGGAAAGTCTCGGCGCTTGTCTTATCAGCTCAGACGATCTTGACTGCATTCGCAGACGCTTTGATCATAACTGCGCTCGTATGGTTGAAGTGTTGAAATGGTGGACCAATGCAAAGTCACCTACAGTGGGTCAGCTTCTAGGATGGTTCGAGGAGTTTGAGGTGAACCGAAGGGCTATCAGATTGAAATATGAATCACTGTATTGCCGTAAGTAG
- the LOC136193764 gene encoding xaa-Pro aminopeptidase 1-like, protein MSCTIEAASGFLIHHFGDPTPFQKECYTRVLKGHINLACVALPNRTKALWKVGLDYLHGTGHGVGSFLNVHEGPQSVSSRATDDAPMEEGMIISDEPGYYEDGSFGIRIESLLVTVKASTEICDGR, encoded by the exons ATGTCGTGTACTATCGAAGCCGCATCCGGTTTTCTCATCCACCATTTTGGAGATCCCACTCCTTTTCAGAAG GAATGCTATACTCGCGTTCTGAAGGGTCACATCAATTTGGCCTGCGTCGCGCTTCCTAACAGAACCAAAG CTCTGTGGAAAGTAGGCCTCGACTATCTTCACGGCACTGGTCACGGTGTGGGCTCGTTTTTGAACGTTCACGAAG ggcCACAGAGCGTGAGCTCTAGAGCGACTGACGATGCACCCATGGAAGAAGGCATGATCATTTCGGATG AGCCTGGCTACTATGAAGACGGCTCGTTTGGTATTCGCATCGAAAGTCTACTTGTGACAGTCAAAGCTAGCACTGAG ATCTGTGACGGTCGCTAA
- the LOC136193763 gene encoding uncharacterized protein isoform X3: protein MRSHLFIFYCFCLVRASLSSSPSHHHREKIMQMQGHLHTPASSVNAHENVSVGQQESEVISFKLNKLKEIVKNLNAVKPAAYLTGGYYFSVVYHEGELITDWNTRTSGLVYPSVLQGGMTYSDGYIIVPETGVYFIYFTMFGEAPGSNHFGSPYLNVDSLRIGYAQDYFVLRRLRSQYLGKLWKVEKGSRLSVRAGSTMDYYFYGEMASFGAWKVD, encoded by the exons atgcgTTCTCACCTTTTCATCTTCTACTGTTTTTGTCTCGTCAGGGCCTCTCTCTCGTCCAGCCCTTCGCACCATCATCGAGAAAAAATCATG CAAATGCAAGGCCACCTGCACACGCCTGCGAGCAGTGTAAATGCACACGAAAACGTCTCGGTCGGCCAACAAGAATCTGAAGTAATTTCGTTCAA GTTGAATAAACTTAAAGAG ATAGTCAAGAATCTAAACGCTGTCAAACCTGCCGCATACTTAACCGGAGGATACTATTTCAGTGTCGTCTATCACGAAG GCGAACTGATTACTGACTGGAACACTAGAACGTCTGGCTTAGTATATCCATCGGTTCTTCAAGGTGGAATGACGTACAGCGACGGATACATCATCGTGCCCGAAACTGGAGTCTACTTCATCTACTTCACGATGTTTGGAGAAGCGCCAGGATCAAATCATTTTGGCTCTCCCTACCTTAACGTCGATTCACTTCGAATTGGATACGCACAAGATTACTTTGTCCTCCGCCGTCTTAGATCTCAGTATCTTGGAAAGCTGTGGAAAGTAGAGAAAGGGAGTCGACTGTCTGTAAGGGCAGGTTCAACAATGGATTACTACTTCTACGGAGAAATGGCCAGCTTTGGGGCATGGAAAGTTGATTGA
- the LOC136193763 gene encoding uncharacterized protein isoform X2: MRSHLFIFYCFCLVRASLSSSPSHHHREKIMQMQGHLHTPASSVNAHENVSVGQQESEQMLAQRLNKLKEIVKNLNAVKPAAYLTGGYYFSVVYHEGELITDWNTRTSGLVYPSVLQGGMTYSDGYIIVPETGVYFIYFTMFGEAPGSNHFGSPYLNVDSLRIGYAQDYFVLRRLRSQYLGKLWKVEKGSRLSVRAGSTMDYYFYGEMASFGAWKVD, translated from the exons atgcgTTCTCACCTTTTCATCTTCTACTGTTTTTGTCTCGTCAGGGCCTCTCTCTCGTCCAGCCCTTCGCACCATCATCGAGAAAAAATCATG CAAATGCAAGGCCACCTGCACACGCCTGCGAGCAGTGTAAATGCACACGAAAACGTCTCGGTCGGCCAACAAGAATCTGAA CAAATGCTGGCCCAAAGGTTGAATAAACTTAAAGAG ATAGTCAAGAATCTAAACGCTGTCAAACCTGCCGCATACTTAACCGGAGGATACTATTTCAGTGTCGTCTATCACGAAG GCGAACTGATTACTGACTGGAACACTAGAACGTCTGGCTTAGTATATCCATCGGTTCTTCAAGGTGGAATGACGTACAGCGACGGATACATCATCGTGCCCGAAACTGGAGTCTACTTCATCTACTTCACGATGTTTGGAGAAGCGCCAGGATCAAATCATTTTGGCTCTCCCTACCTTAACGTCGATTCACTTCGAATTGGATACGCACAAGATTACTTTGTCCTCCGCCGTCTTAGATCTCAGTATCTTGGAAAGCTGTGGAAAGTAGAGAAAGGGAGTCGACTGTCTGTAAGGGCAGGTTCAACAATGGATTACTACTTCTACGGAGAAATGGCCAGCTTTGGGGCATGGAAAGTTGATTGA
- the LOC136193763 gene encoding uncharacterized protein isoform X1 yields the protein MRSHLFIFYCFCLVRASLSSSPSHHHREKIMQMQGHLHTPASSVNAHENVSVGQQESETDKQMLAQRLNKLKEIVKNLNAVKPAAYLTGGYYFSVVYHEGELITDWNTRTSGLVYPSVLQGGMTYSDGYIIVPETGVYFIYFTMFGEAPGSNHFGSPYLNVDSLRIGYAQDYFVLRRLRSQYLGKLWKVEKGSRLSVRAGSTMDYYFYGEMASFGAWKVD from the exons atgcgTTCTCACCTTTTCATCTTCTACTGTTTTTGTCTCGTCAGGGCCTCTCTCTCGTCCAGCCCTTCGCACCATCATCGAGAAAAAATCATG CAAATGCAAGGCCACCTGCACACGCCTGCGAGCAGTGTAAATGCACACGAAAACGTCTCGGTCGGCCAACAAGAATCTGAA ACGGATAAGCAAATGCTGGCCCAAAGGTTGAATAAACTTAAAGAG ATAGTCAAGAATCTAAACGCTGTCAAACCTGCCGCATACTTAACCGGAGGATACTATTTCAGTGTCGTCTATCACGAAG GCGAACTGATTACTGACTGGAACACTAGAACGTCTGGCTTAGTATATCCATCGGTTCTTCAAGGTGGAATGACGTACAGCGACGGATACATCATCGTGCCCGAAACTGGAGTCTACTTCATCTACTTCACGATGTTTGGAGAAGCGCCAGGATCAAATCATTTTGGCTCTCCCTACCTTAACGTCGATTCACTTCGAATTGGATACGCACAAGATTACTTTGTCCTCCGCCGTCTTAGATCTCAGTATCTTGGAAAGCTGTGGAAAGTAGAGAAAGGGAGTCGACTGTCTGTAAGGGCAGGTTCAACAATGGATTACTACTTCTACGGAGAAATGGCCAGCTTTGGGGCATGGAAAGTTGATTGA
- the LOC136193995 gene encoding uncharacterized protein, translating into MRSYLFIFSCLCLVGASLSFSTPYHHHHHLERIKQIPGPTRALETNESVQERSDIHKQTLAERLAKLEEIVKKPRNTTVKPLAYLTGSASGWITYERGEVITAWNTETSGVTYPSVFQGGMTYSDGYITVPETGIYYIYFTLYAQPAFVNQLISPYIAVDSLQIGLSQEYPDNDHMESHYLGQLWKVEKESRLSVVEGAARMRYFFAGDFGSFGAWKVD; encoded by the exons ATGCGTTCCTACCTTTTCATCTTCAGCTGTCTTTGCCTCGTCGGAGCCTCTCTCTCGTTCAGCACTCcgtatcatcatcatcatcatctagAAAGAATAAAG CAAATCCCAGGTCCCACACGAGCGCTTGAGACCAATGAAAGTGTACAAGAAAGATCTGAC ATACATAAGCAGACATTGGCCGAAAGATTGGCCAAACTCGAAGAG ATAGTCAAAAAACCCCGTAACACAACTGTCAAACCGTTGGCATACCTAACAGGAAGCGCAAGCGGCTGGATCACCTATGAACGAG GCGAAGTGATTACTGCCTGGAACACTGAAACGTCTGGCGTAACATATCCATCCGTCTTCCAAGGCGGAATGACGTACAGTGACGGATACATCACCGTGCCAGAAACTGGAATATATTACATTTACTTCACCCTGTACGCACAACCGGCATTCGTTAATCAACTGATCTCTCCGTACATTGCTGTCGATTCGCTTCAAATTGGCTTATCACAAGAGTACCCTGACAACGATCACATGGAATCTCACTATCTAGGACAGCTGTGGaaagtagagaaagagagtcgACTGTCCGTAGTCGAAGGTGCAGCAAGGATGAGATACTTCTTTGCTGGAGATTTTGGCAGCTTTGGAGCATGGAAAGTTGACTGA
- the LOC136193762 gene encoding lymphotoxin-alpha-like has protein sequence MRSYRFIFVCLCLVGTSLSSSARHRHLKDIMRTRGHPRALASSASVRDNVPAAQSESDVMDDQTLAQMLDELEEDLKTDNVKPAAYLPGGYNSSAIDWVTYNEGDVITHWSTNTSGDYPAVLQGGMTYSDGYITVPETGLYFIYFTLFTRTSSVNVYDHPSLYVDLLPIGFSQEYFANTSGKSKYLGKLWKVDEGSRLSVEVGYTMQYLFLANYASFGAWKVD, from the exons ATGCGTTCCTACCGATTCATCTTCGTCTGTCTTTGTCTCGTGGGAACCTCTCTCTCGTCTAGCGCTCGACATCGTCATCTTAAAGATATAATG CGAACACGAGGCCACCCACGAGCGCTTGCAAGCAGTGCAAGTGTCCGAGACAACGTCCCAGCTGCTCAGTCAGAATCTGACGTC ATGGATGATCAGACGCTGGCTCAGATGTTGGATGAGCTCGAAGAG GATCTTAAGACCGATAATGTGAAGCCCGCGGCATACCTACCAGGAGGCTACAATAGTTCAGCAATAGATTGGGTCACCTATAACGAAG GCGATGTTATTACTCACTGGTCAACTAATACGTCCGGCGACTATCCAGCCGTTCTCCAAGGTGGAATGACGTACAGCGACGGTTACATCACTGTGCCTGAAACTGGACTCTATTTCATTTACTTCACTTTGTtcacgagaacgtcgtcagTGAATGTCTACGACCATCCTTCTCTGTATGTGGATTTGCTTCCAATCGGGTTCTCGCAGGAGTATTTTGCAAATACTTCTGGTAAATCGAAGTATCTTGGAAAGCTGTGGAAAGTAGACGAAGGAAGTCGACTGTCTGTGGAGGTGGGTTATACAATGCAATACCTCTTCCTCGCAAATTACGCCAGCTTTGGAGCGTGGAAAGTCGATTGA
- the LOC136193752 gene encoding xaa-Pro aminopeptidase 1-like — protein sequence MSKAKNTTEILKRLRACFSNVELVDQPIDGYIVPYQDHHQSEYLAPCDKRIEYVCGFTGSAGLAIVLKSKAAFWTDGRYHLQASSQLDKNWTVMKDGLPGVPKPEDWLPKALKGGNGKVGIDPFLFSKKQYEKFDKALTSEGHELVAIAKNLIDVVWKDQPPRPANKIIPLKFNYTGMKWEDKIKLIRSDLKKEKAKALVVTALDEIAWLFNLRGSDIDYNPVFFSYAVVGLTFVNLFLRDEQRSKEVRDHLNASSGIDVTLLPYSTEEFVKSLEGLKGPEKIWASLKESQGTHMLIDNAVTKDSPIQLPKAIKNQAEITGMRNAHIRDAVALCEYLLWLENEVPKGSVDEISGATYLDTLRSKQDDFVSLSFPTISSVGPNGAIIHYFPTEATKRSLTTEEIYLVDSGGQYLDGTTDVTRTVHFGDPTPFQKECYTRVLKGHINLACVVFPNRTKGHQLDVLARQALWKVGLDYLHGTGHGVGSFLNVHEGPQSVSSRATDDAPMEEGMIISDEPGYYEDGSFGIRIESLLVTVKASTENRYKNVQYLTFEPITLVPLMKKMIDVKLLTSDEIEWVNAYHSQCRDIIGKELEKQNKKDVLEWLNRETTPISV from the exons ATGTCCAAGGCAAAGAATACAACGGAGATCCTGAAAAGGCTTAGGGCGTGCTTTTCTAACGTGGAACTCGTCGATCAGCCAATTGACGGCTACATTGTCCCCTACCAGGACCATCATCAG AGCGAATACTTGGCTCCGTGCGATAAGAGAATCGAATACGTCTGCGGATTCACTGGATCAGCagg TCTTGCTATCGTTTTGAAGAGCAAAGCCGCTTTTTGGACGGATGGACGTTATCATCTCCAAGCGAGCTCTCAATTAGATAAGAACTGGACTGTCATGAAAGACG GGCTACCTGGCGTTCCGAAGCCCGAAGACTGGTTGCCTAAG GCTTTGAAAGGAGGAAATGGGAAAGTTGGCATCGATCCTTTCCTCTTTAGCAAGA AACAATATGAAAAATTTGACAAG GCTCTCACCTCGGAAGGTCACGAGTTGGTTGCCATAGCGAAGAACTTGATTGACGTCGTGTGGAAAGACCAGCCCCCGCGTCCGGCAAACAAAATCATTCCTCTCAAATTTAACTACACCG GTATGAAGTGGGAAGATAAGATAAAACTTATAAGGAGTGATctgaagaaggagaaagcaaaggCGCTGGTTGTGACAGCGCTCGATGAAATAGCGT GGCTTTTTAATCTTCGCGGTTCTGACATCGACTACAATcccgtcttcttttcctatGCCGTGGTTGGGCTCACGTTTGTCAA CTTGTTTCTGCGTGACGAGCAACGGAGCAAGGAAGTGAGAGATCATCTGAACGCGTCGTCcggaattgacgtcacgttgctGCCTTATTCCACGGAAGAATTTGTCAAGTCATTGGAAGGCTTGAAAGGCCCGGAAAAAATATGG GCGAGTTTGAAAGAGAGTCAAGGCACTCACATGCTCATTGACAACGCTGTTACGAAAGATTCGCCTATTCAATTACCCAAAGCGATTAAAAACCAGGCTGAGATTACCGGAATGAGAAATGCCCAC ATCCGCGATGCAGTTGCTCTTTGCGAATATCTTCTTTGGCTTGAGAACgag GTTCCCAAAGGTTCGGTTGATGAAATATCCGGTGCTACGTACTTGGATACACTTCGCAG CAAGCAAGATGACTTTGTCTCACTGAGCTTTCCCACCATATCAAGTGTGGGCCCCAATGGGGCAATAATTCATTACTT TCCAACTGAAGCTACCAAGAGAAGTCTTACCACTGAAGAGATTTATCTTGTTGACTCAGGAGGCCAATACCT AGATGGAACAACGGACGTGACTCGCACCGTTCATTTTGGAGATCCCACTCCTTTTCAGAAG gAATGCTATACTCGCGTTCTGAAGGGTCACATCAATTTGGCGTGCGTCGTGTTTCCCAACAGAACCAAAG GTCATCAACTTGACGTTTTGGCTCGTCAAGCCTTGTGGAAAGTAGGCCTCGACTATCTTCACGGCACTGGTCACGGTGTGGGCTCGTTTTTGAACGTTCACGAAG GGCCACAGAGCGTGAGCTCCAGAGCAACTGACGATGCGCCCATGGAAGAAGGCATGATCATTTCAGATG AGCCTGGCTACTACGAGGACGGCTCGTTTGGCATTCGCATCGAAAGTCTACTTGTGACAGTCAAAGCTAGCACAGAG AATCGTTACAAAAACGTTCAATATCTCACATTTGAACCAATTACACTG GTTCCtttgatgaagaaaatgatcgACGTGAAATTGCTTACGAGTGACGAAATTGAATGGGTGAACGCCTATCACTCGCAATGCCGTGACATAATTGGAAAAGAATTGGAGAAACAGAACAAAAAGGACGTTCTCGAATGGCTCAACAGGGAGACAACGCCAATCAGCGTCTAA
- the LOC136193761 gene encoding thiamin pyrophosphokinase 1-like — protein MSRWQGPSYLERSHRDGDAYALVMLHTDVNMSKDALFRLWEDAEYRVCADGAANQLRSSSSVAIPDLICGDFDSAEPSTIAYYRNMGCDIQYRSCQDTTDFTKCLQELHARKTEGKTEYDSILVLCSTGGRLDHVMAIVQTLYIANDMEPDIPVLLVSDNSLSFLLQPGHHVINVKSKMRGDWCGLVPMGKPCERVTTSGLKWNLNNQCLAFGELVSTSNTFSGDYPEEVTVETDAPLLWTMGIVWNA, from the exons ATGTCTCGCTGGCAAGGACCTTCGTATCTCGAACGCTCGCACCGCGACGGAGACGCGTACGCATTAGTCATGCTGCACACGGACGTTAACATGTCAAAAGACGCTCTCTTTCGCCTGTGGGAAGACG CTGAATATCGCGTCTGCGCGGACGGCGCTGCAAATCAGCTCCGATCGAGCTCGTCGGTCGCGATTCCCGATCTGATTTGCGGCGATTTCGACTCGGCGGAACCGTCGACAATCGCCTATTATCGAAACATG GGATGCGACATACAGTATCGATCGTGTCAAGATACAACCGATTTTACCAAGTGCCTTCAAGAATTGCACGCGCGAAAGACCGAAGGGAAGACCgag TATGATTCTATTTTGGTATTGTGCTCGACTGGCGGTCGACTCGACCACGTCATGGCTATTGTGCAGACTCTGTATATAGCTAATGACATGGAACCTGATATACCCGTTTTACTGGTCTCGGACAACTCCCTCAGTTTTCTCTTGCAGCCG GGTCATCACGTCATAAATGTCAAATCGAAGATGCGCGGCGATTGGTGCGGACTCGTTCCCATGGGGAAACCGTGCGAACGAGTGACGACGTCCGGTCTCAAGTGGAATCTCA ATAATCAATGCCTGGCATTCGGGGaactcgtttcgacgtcgaacacGTTCTCCGGCGATTATCCGGAAGAGGTGACCGTCGAAACGGACGCGCCTCTCTTGTGGACCATGGGAATCGTGTGGAATGCGTAG
- the LOC136193749 gene encoding programmed cell death 6-interacting protein-like, whose translation MSRIVLVSVPLKKTDAVDVRKPIEKFVSTTFGAFTEENAAAVEEFAKMREAAVLRTPDRHESGLEPLFKYYDQLSAMEAKLPISESDVRLKFTWYDPFAKKALFSGQPKQSLYSSAFERINVLFNVAALYSQIAKIQNFESDEGLKAACKQFQSAAGIFRQVKDLVYVQMSSVPQPDLSSESLYALAAVMLAQAQESLYHKTILDQMKNPICAKVAAQTGDLYADAARLIADPAVAKRWDKDFTAIVTAKQSYFLGMAEFHQGQECKSNAKHGESIARYRLAYGYVNDAAKKGESFFQPGDVLNRIGRELSQAEKDNNVIYSDLIPAPHQMDPIGRAALAKATPLAFPASTKSQDLFAGIVPKTIHDAVARYESQREALVQTEVGKLREATQMLNGTLSSLNLPAAIEDTSGDELPASLLAKAEAVRSSGGVNRVTSLLQELPELQQRNKEVLTETSRMMAEEEQGDTAMRERFRDKWTRRPSADLFKEHRAEIAKYDAILTNATQADGIVRAKYDTHVNGMTLLSKSEAELIQSVPKGSSGGSSDSRVVAELKGLMERVNSVKASRDTIEASLRDATVDISARFMSALEADQTVADESISEAQLSETYGPLQQQVADSVAQQQTLIESINAAHQRFISGGGAASAREGVLKDLAAAHDAFMELKENLQEGSKFYSDLTRLLLKSQSKVSDLIFARNTEKDDYVKELQRVLAKSDPAPPPSREAPQPAPRDPPPRPAPREAPRPTPREAPRPTPRQPPERPPPPQQQPQPVAAAAPPPPQAASAPPPAYAPQAPLGYGQAPPPPQGGYYQPNPYAPYPVAPTYGGPPPQGSYPGYQGYQQPPAPPPPGQYYPPPRHGYQYPPQQPPHQPPHGYQY comes from the exons ATGTCTCGAATCGTTCTCGTTTCGGTGCCTCTAAAGAAGacggacgccgtcgacgtgcgcAAACCGATCGAGAAgttcgtctcgacgacgttcggcgCGTTCACGGAAGAAAATGCAGCCGCCGTGGAGGAATTCGCGAAAATGCGCGAAGCGGCCGTCCTGCGTACGCCCGATCGTCACGAATCGGGTCTCGAGCCGCTGTTCAA ATATTACGATCAGCTATCGGCTATGGAAGCCAAATTACCCATATCGGAAAGTGAC GTGCGATTGAAATTCACGTGGTACGAtccgtttgcaaagaaaGCTCTTTTCTCTGGACAGCCAAAGCAAT CTCTTTATAGTAGTGCCTTTGAGAGAATCAACGTCCTTTTCAACGTAGCAGCTTTGTATAGTCAAATAGCAAAGATCCAGAActttgaaagcgacgagggACTGAAAGCGGCATGCAAACAATTTCAA agtGCTGCTGGAATTTTTCGTCAAGTGAAGGATCTTGTCTACGTTCAAATGTCGAGCGTTCCGCAGCCCGATCTGAGTTCCGAGAGCCTCTAcgctctcgccgccgtcatgcTGGCTCAAGCTCAGGAGAGTCTCTATCACAAGACAATATTGG atcaGATGAAGAATCCTATTTGCGCGAAGGTTGCTGCTCAAACGGGGGATTTGTACGCGGACGCAGCGCGACTCATTGCTGATCCAGCCGTGGCGAAACGATGGGACAAA gattttACTGCGATTGTAACGGCAAAACAGTCGTATTTCTTGGGCATGGCGGAATTTCATCAGGGGCAGGAATGCAAGAGCAATGCCAAGCACGGAGAATCTATAGCAAGATATAGG CTTGCGTACGGCTACGTCAACGACGCTgcgaagaaaggagaaagctTCTTCCAACCTGGA GATGTTCTGAATCGGATCGGTCGAGAGTTGTCCCAAGCCGAAAAGGACAACAACGTCATCTACAGCGACTTGATTCCGGCTCCCCATCAAATGGATCCGATCGGTCGAGCGGCTCTCGCCAAGGCGACGCCGCTCGCCTTtcccgcgtcgacgaaaagtcAGGATCTGTTCGCCGGAATCGTTCCGAAGACGATTCACGACGCCGTGGCGCGATACGAGTCGCAACGAGAGGCGCTCGTGCAGACGGAAGTGGGAAAACTGAGAGAGGCCACTCAAATGTTGAACGG gaCTTTGTCGAGTCTCAATTTGCCGGCGGCTATCGAAGATACGTCGGGCGACGAGCTTCCGGCTTCGCTTCTGGCGAAAGCCGAGGCCGTTCGCAGTAGTGGGGGTGTCAATCGGGTGACGTCGCTTCTGCAAGAGCTGCCCGAATTGCAGCAGAGAAACAAAGAAGTTCTCACCGAG acgAGTCGTATGATGGCTGAGGAGGAGCAAGGCGACACGGCGATGAGGGAGAGATTTCGGGATAAGTGGACGCGTCGTCCTTCGGCCGATCTCTTCAAAGAACATCGAGCGGAGATTGCAAAGTATGACGCAATACTAACGAACGCCACGCAAGCCGACGGAATCGTGCGAGCAAAGTACGATACCCACGTGAACGGCATGACGCTTCTCAGCAAATCGGAA gCGGAATTGATCCAGTCCGTTCCCAAGGGATCGTCTGGCGGCTCGTCGGATTCGAGG GTGGTTGCCGAGTTGAAGGGTTTGATGGAACGAGTCAATAGTGTGAAGGCTTCGCGTGACACGATTGAAGCGTCTCTTCGCGACGCCACAGTCGATATAT CGGCGCGATTTATGTCGGCTCTGGAAGCAGATCAAACTGTCGCAGACGAAAGCATCTCCGAAGCCCAGCTCAGCGAGACGTACGGTCCATTGCAACAGCAAGTTGCCGACAGTGTAGCCCAGCAGCAAACTCTCATTGAAAGCATCAAT GCGGCTCATCAGCGTTTTATTTCCGGAGGCGGAGCCGCCAGTGCTAGGGAAGGCGTTCTCAAGGACTTGGCCGCCGCTCACGACGCTTTTATGGAACTGAAAGAGAATCTTCAAGAAGGATCTAAG TTTTACAGCGATTTGACGCGACTGCTTCTCAAGTCCCAGTCGAAAGTGAGCGACCTGATCTTCGCTCGAAACACGGAGAAAGACGACTACGTCAA AGAGCTGCAGAGAGTGCTGGCAAAGTCCGACCctgctcctcctccgtcCAGAGAAGCGCCACAACCGGCGCCAAGGGACCCTCCACCGAGACCGGCACCGAGAGAAGCGCCCAGACCGACGCCGAGAGAAGCGCCCAGACCGACGCCGAGACAACCCCCCGAGAGACCGCCGCCCCCGCAGCAACAACCCCaacccgtcgccgccgcggcaCCTCCACCTCCTCAGGCCGCATCTGCTCCGCCTCCGGCCTACGCTCCGCAGGCGCCGCTTGGCTACGGTCAGGCACCTCCTCCACCACAGGGGGGCTACTATCAGCCAAATCCCTATGCTCCCTATCCCGTCGCGCCTACGTATGGAGGACCTCCGCCACAGGGTTCCTATCCCGGCTATCAAGGCTACCAGCAGCctccggcgccgccgccaccgggGCAGTATTATCCTCCGCCGCGGCATGGATATCAGTATCCGCCTCAGCAACCGCCGCACCAACCGCCTCACGGATATCAGTATTAG